In Amycolatopsis solani, a single window of DNA contains:
- a CDS encoding aldo/keto reductase, translated as MNRVALGLAALGRPAYINLGRDGALPAVRDVASMRAATFEVLDDAYAAGVRHVDVARSYGRSEEFLAGWLAERGHADVEVSSKWGYAYVGEWRLDADVHEVKEHSAARFAAQWAETLTLLGERVGLYQVHSLTVDSPLFTDEPLVEALAELAANGVAVGFSTSGPRQADAIERAFALEVAGRPVFSAVQSTWNVLETSAGRALEAAHAAGNRVLVKETLANGRLAVEAPKAVRDIASAHGIGPDAVAVAAVLAQDWVDAAVIGPASPVQLEANLRATAVDLGAADRDALAGLAEDPGAYWRHRSSLKWD; from the coding sequence GTGAACCGCGTCGCGCTCGGCCTGGCGGCGCTGGGCAGGCCGGCGTACATCAACCTGGGCCGTGACGGGGCGCTGCCGGCGGTCCGGGACGTCGCCTCGATGCGCGCGGCGACGTTCGAGGTGCTCGACGACGCCTACGCGGCCGGGGTCCGGCACGTCGACGTCGCCCGGTCGTACGGGCGCTCGGAGGAGTTCCTGGCCGGCTGGCTCGCCGAACGCGGCCACGCCGACGTGGAGGTCTCGAGCAAGTGGGGCTACGCCTACGTCGGGGAGTGGCGGCTCGACGCCGACGTGCACGAGGTGAAGGAGCACTCGGCGGCGCGGTTCGCCGCGCAGTGGGCGGAAACCCTGACGCTGCTGGGTGAACGGGTCGGGCTCTACCAGGTCCATTCGCTCACTGTGGACAGTCCACTGTTCACCGACGAGCCGTTGGTCGAGGCACTGGCGGAGCTCGCCGCGAACGGCGTGGCGGTCGGGTTCTCGACGTCGGGACCGCGGCAGGCGGACGCGATCGAGCGGGCGTTCGCGCTGGAAGTGGCCGGGCGGCCGGTGTTTTCGGCGGTGCAGTCGACGTGGAACGTCCTGGAGACCTCCGCCGGCCGGGCGCTCGAAGCGGCGCACGCGGCCGGGAACCGCGTGCTGGTCAAGGAAACCCTGGCCAACGGCAGGCTCGCGGTCGAGGCGCCGAAGGCCGTTCGTGACATCGCGTCGGCGCACGGGATCGGCCCGGACGCCGTCGCCGTCGCCGCGGTGCTGGCCCAGGACTGGGTGGACGCGGCGGTGATCGGCCCGGCCAGTCCGGTTCAGCTGGAAGCGAACCTGCGCGCCACGGCCGTGGACCTGGGCGCGGCCGACCGGGACGCGCTGGCCGGGCTGGCCGAGGACCCCGGCGCCTACTGGCGGCACCGGTCCTCCCTGAAGTGGGACTGA
- a CDS encoding NUDIX hydrolase, protein MPGSDELVALYDQAGSVVGETTRARVRAEALWHAAGVVLVRSGDGKAVYVHLRTADKDVFPSTWDCWAGGVVAAGETPADCARRELAEELGVQGVEPVPLFTKVYDDGRNRCHNFAFEVRWDGPIHHQAEEIVEGRWIPLEELRAWIDDPAPALPFIPDGREGVQEWFRRYG, encoded by the coding sequence ATGCCAGGCAGTGACGAACTCGTTGCGCTCTATGACCAGGCGGGCTCGGTGGTCGGCGAGACCACCCGCGCCCGCGTCCGCGCCGAAGCCTTGTGGCACGCCGCCGGCGTCGTCCTGGTCCGTTCGGGTGACGGAAAAGCCGTCTACGTGCACCTCCGGACCGCGGACAAGGACGTGTTCCCCTCCACCTGGGACTGCTGGGCCGGCGGCGTCGTCGCCGCGGGTGAGACACCCGCCGACTGCGCCCGCCGCGAACTGGCCGAAGAGCTCGGCGTCCAAGGGGTGGAACCCGTACCGCTGTTCACCAAGGTCTACGACGACGGCCGCAACCGCTGCCACAACTTCGCCTTCGAGGTCCGCTGGGACGGCCCGATCCACCACCAGGCCGAAGAGATCGTCGAAGGCCGCTGGATTCCGCTCGAAGAGCTGCGCGCCTGGATCGACGACCCGGCACCCGCACTGCCCTTCATCCCCGACGGCCGCGAAGGCGTCCAGGAGTGGTTCCGCCGCTACGGCTGA